One stretch of Arachis hypogaea cultivar Tifrunner chromosome 20, arahy.Tifrunner.gnm2.J5K5, whole genome shotgun sequence DNA includes these proteins:
- the LOC112784837 gene encoding DNA repair protein RAD51 homolog 3 yields MEVGMLPISASKRGKLLAAGYTSLHSISRASASQLATDIEVSEDEACEIRKYASQTSALDRSIGNSSNTSNLYGGQTAWTMLNEEKFSTRITTSCVDLDNILGGGITCKEVTELGGVPGIGKTQIGIQLAVNVQIPLEYGGLGGKAIYIDTEGSFMVERVLQIAEACIEDMPEYSHHFHNNVQDCEVKMHPNSILENIFYFRVCSYTEQIALVNYLDKFIEEHKDVKIIIIDSVTFHFRQDFDDMALRTRLLNEMALKLMKLARKFCLAVVLLNQVTTKYIEGSYQLTLALGDSWSHSCTNRIILFWNGDERHAYIDKSPSLKSASAAYSVTTRGIRNSNSSCKRIKMV; encoded by the exons ATGGAGGTGGGAATGCTTCCAATATCAGCTTCGAAGAGAGGGAAGCTCTTGGCAGCTGGCTACACTTCACTCCATTCCATTTCCCGTGCTTCCGCTTCACAACTTGCCACAG ATATCGAAGTATCTGAGGATGAGGCTTGTGAAATTCGGAAATATGCATCCCAAACCAGTGCTTTGGACCGATCAATTGGGAATAGTAGTAATACTTCTAACCTCTATG GTGGTCAGACCGCGTGGACTATGCTCAATGAGGAAAAGTTTAGTACTCGCATTACGACATCTTGTGTGGATCTAGATAACATCCTTGGTGGAGGGATTACCTGCAAAGAAGTTACTGAATTAG GTGGAGTTCCCGGCATTGGTAAAACACAAATTGG GATTCAACTTGCAGTAAATGTTCAGATTCCACTAGAGTATGGTGGTCTAGGTGGGAAGGCAATATACATTG ACACAGAGGGAAGTTTTATGGTTGAACGTGTTTTACAAATTGCGGAAGCATGCATAGAAGACATGCCAGAATATAGCCACCACTTTCACAACAATGTTCAAGATTGCGAAGTCAAAATGCACCCTAATAGTATATTGGAAAATATATTCTATTTTCGCGTTTGCAGCTATACTGAACAAATTGCTTTGGTGAATTACTTAGATAAATTCATTGAAGAGCATAAAGAT GTAAAAATCATCATTATTGACAGTGTCACCTTCCATTTCCGCCAAGATTTTGATGACATGGCACTCAGGACTCGGTTATTGAATGAAATGGCTTTGAAGTTGATGAAGCTTGCAAGAAAGTTCTGTTTGGCT GTTGTTCTTTTGAATCAAGTGACAACCAAGTACATTGAAGGTTCATATCAATTGACCCTTGCACTAG GCGATAGCTGGTCGCATTCATGCACGAATCGGATAATCTTATTTTGGAATGGCGATGAACGGCATGCGTATATTGACAAATCTCCTTCTCTGAAATCAGCATCTGCAGCGTATTCCGTGACCACTAGAGGGATCCGTAATTCTAATTCAAGCTGCAAACGAATCAAGATGGTGTGA